In Mycobacterium branderi, the DNA window AGCGGGCGCCGCTGCAGGCGCTGGCCCGGCTACACATGCTCGCCGCCGCCGACCAGGTCGACGAGGACCGGCTGGGGCGTCCCCGCGCCGACGCCGACGTCGCGCCGCGTCTCGAACTGCTCGCGGATCTGGTGAGCGGCGGCACTCGGGCGCCGGCGCCGGTGCTGGCCGCGGTCGCGCACGGTGAGCTGCTGACGCTGGCCCCGTTCGGCAGCGGCGACGGCGTGGTGGCGCGTGCGGTGTCGCGACTGGTGACCATCGCCAGCGGCCTGGACCCGCACGGACTCGGCGTTCCGGAGGTGACTTGGATGCGCCGTGCCGCCGACTATCGCGACGCGGCACGCGGATTCGCATCGGGCACCGCCGACGGCATCGCCGCCTGGCTGAAACTGTGTTGCAAGGCCATGGCCGACGGTGGACGTGAAGCGCTGACGATCGCCGAATCACTCGGCCAATAAGGTTGCCAGCGAGCGCCGTCGCGGCTGTCCCTACACATGCGAAGCGGGCGACGATCCGTCATTGTCGGCTCGCCGCCCGCTAGCACGGAACTCGGTTACCAAGCGTGCAACATATGGGCTGCGTGGGTGGCCTCGGCGATCTTGCGATGCGCTCGGCCATAGCCCCACCCAAAGGGCCGTCCTGGCCGTCCGCTCTTCGCAATTACGCAGGCCCGCAAC includes these proteins:
- a CDS encoding oxidoreductase — protein: MTTDPLAPLTELPGVAVAAEQARDALGRAHRHRANLRGWPVTAAEAALRAARASSVLDGGPLQLDESATSDPVFAGALRVAQALEGGETNLVAVWQRAPLQALARLHMLAAADQVDEDRLGRPRADADVAPRLELLADLVSGGTRAPAPVLAAVAHGELLTLAPFGSGDGVVARAVSRLVTIASGLDPHGLGVPEVTWMRRAADYRDAARGFASGTADGIAAWLKLCCKAMADGGREALTIAESLGQ